TTGTAACAGGGCTCGCAGATGAAGACCGCTCTCGCTTATGCAGAAGCTGCGCTCGAGGAAGTTCAGCGCGACACCGACAAGCTTCATTCGCGCGAGCTGCGTGACGCCATCGCGAAATACATCGAGGCGCAGCGAAAGCAGATCAAGGTCCTGCGCAGGATGATCAACTGACCGGCCGCGCGGAGCGAGCAAGTCTCGCCCCGCCTGCCCGCTTCAACGCTGCGTCAGCAATTCCTCGATCCTGATCGGAAAGCGACGGACCCGCACGCCGGTCGCGTGCCAGACCGCGTTGGCGACGGCGCCAGCGCTGCCGGTGATGCCGATCTCGCCGACGCCCTTGATGCCGAGCGCATTCACATGCGGGTCATGCTCCTCGACCGTGATCACGTCGAGCGGTGGCACGTCGGCATTCACAGGGATGTGGTACTCGCCGAGATTGGCATTCATGATGCGGCCGGTGCGGCGATCGGTGACCGCCTCCTCGTGCAGCGCAAAGGACAGGCCCCAGATCATGCCGCCGAACAGCTGGCTCTTCACCAGATGCGGATTGACGATGCGTCCCGCCGCAAACGCGCCGACCATGCGTGTGACGCGGATCTGGCCGAGCTCGGGATCGACCTTCACCTCCGCGAACACCGCGCCGTGGGCGTGCATCGCATATTCCTCCATCGCCGCAGGGTTCGCCGCGCCGGTGCCGCGGGCCTCGACCTCGGCGACGCCTGCGCGCGCCAGGATCTCCGCGTAGCTCTCACCGCGGCTTTCGTCGTCACGTCGGAGCAGCCTGCCGTCGCGCGCGATCACGCCGGCATTGCCGGCGCCAAACAGCGGCGAGCGCTCGTCATTGGTGGCGAGATCGGCGAGCTTTGCAATCACGGCCGCGCCGGCGCTGTAGATCGCCGCACCCGCGGTCGCAGTGTGCGCCGAGCCGCCGGCGATGCCCGCGTCGGGCAGATCGGAGGTGCCGGCCTTGAACTCGACGCGGTCGATATCGAGACCGACGGCATCGGCCGCGATCTGCGCAAGGGCCGTCCAGGCGCCCTGCCCCATGTCATGCGCGCCGATCTCCATGACGCCGGAGCCGTCACGGCGGATGGCCGCGCGCGCCTCGGCCTGGAACATCAGTGCCGGGAAGGTCGCGGTGCCCATGCCCCAGCCGACCAGAAGGCCGGCATCGTCGCGCATCTGCCGCGGCTGGAGCGGGCGCTTCGCCCAGCCGAAGCGGGCTGCACCCTGTTCGTAGCAGGCGCGCAGCGCCTTGGACGAGAACGGTTTTCCGGTGATCGGCTCGACCTCGGCATAGTTCTTCAGGCGGAAGGCGAGCGGATCGATGCCGCAAGCCCAGGCCATCTCGTCGATCGCACTCTCGAGCGCAATCGAGCCGGTCGCCTCGCCCGGCGCGCGCATGAACAGCGGCGTGCCGGTGTTGACGCGCACGGCATCATGCGAGGTGCGGATCGCAGGCGCCGCATAGAGCGTGTGCGAGGCATCGGCGGCGGGCTCGTAGAAGTCGTCGAACGTGCTCGACACGGTCCTGGCGTGATGATCAAGCGCGGTCAGACGCCCCTCGCCATCCGCGCCGATGCGCAGCCGCTGACGCGTCGGCGCGCGATGGCCGACCGGGCCATACATCTGCTCACGGCGCAGCACGAGCTTGACCGGCTTGCCGACCAGCTTGGCGGCCATGATGCCGAGCGTCTGCGGTCCCGCCATCAGCCCCTTGGAGCCGAAGCCGCCGCCGAGGAACGGGCTGCGGATGTGGATCCTGTCGTGGGCGATGCCGAACAATTCGGCGATACGCGCCAGGGACATCATCAGGCCCTGGGTCGGCATGTCGACCGACAGTCTGTCACCATCCCAGTGAGCCACGATCGCATGCGGCTCCATGGCGTTGTGATATTGCGGCGGCGTCTCGTAGATCGCATCGATCTGCTTGTCGGCCGAGGCAAGGCCCGCCTCGATATCGCCGTGGTGATGCGCCGCGGGGTTGCCGACACCAACGACCGGCGGCACGAAGCTTTCGCCGGCATCGAGGCCGACCAGCGCAGGCAGCGCCTCGTAGCGCGGTGCCAGCAGCGTCGCGCCTTCCGTGGCAGCCTCGAGCGTCTCGGCGATCACCACCGCAATCGGCTGATTGGCGTAGCGCACCTCGTGGCTTTGCAGCACCTCCATCCGAAACACGAACGGATTGGTCTTGATCTCCGGATCGATCGCGAGCTGCGGCTTGTGGTCGGGCGTCATGACGTCGACGACGCCGGAATGGCGCTTTGCTGCCTCGACATCGAGCGATGTCACGCGGCCACGCGCGATGCTGGCGACCGCCATTACCGCGAACAGCATGCCGGACGGATGATTGTCGGCGGCGTAGGTTGCCTGCCCCTTCACCTTGAGGAGCCCGTCGCGGCGGGTCAGCGGCTGGCCGATATTCGAGCCGTGGCGCAGATGGGCGGGCGCGCTGGTCAGGTTGAGCTCAGGCATGGATGGCTCCAGACATCGAAGCAAAGGGAGAGGCCGGCAGCGCGGGGATACGCGCGGGCGTGCCGGCCGCGGCAAGGGTCAGTGCGCGCACGACGATGCGGCGCGCGAGCTCGATCTTGAAGGCGTTGTCGCCGGACGGCTTTGCATCGGTGAGCGCACGCCAGGCGGCTTCCTTGAACGCGTCGGCCGTGGGCGCGACGTTCCTGAGAACGTCCTCCGCGGCGCGGGCCCGCCAGGGTTTTGCGGCGACGCCGCCGAACGCGAGACGCGCCTCCGCGATCCTGCCATTCTCGATCCGCAGCGCAGCCGCCGCCGAGACGACGGCGAAGGCGTAGGACGTGCGCTCGCGGACCTTGAGATAGCGCGCATGCGCGGCAAAGCCGCGCGCGGCAGGCGGCAGGCGCACTGCGACGATGAGATCGCCGGGCTCGAGCACGGACTCGCGCTCGGGCGTATCGCCGGGCAAGCGGTGCAGCTCGTCGAGCGCGATCTCGCGCCGGCCGTTTCTGCCCTCGATCTCGACGATTGCGTCGAGTGCAACCAGCGGGACGCAGAAGTCGGAGGGATGCGTGGCGATGCAGCTCTCGCTCCAGCCGAGCACGGCGTGGGTGCGGTTCTCGCCGTCACGGGCATCGCAGCCGCTGCCGGCCTCGCGCTTGTTGCAGCGGCTGGCGGTGTCGTAGAAATAGGCGCAGCGCGTCCGTTGCAGGAGATTGCCGCCGACGGTCGCGGCGTTGCGCAGTTGCGCGGAGGCACCGGAGAGCAACGCTTCGGCCACCGCGGGATACGACCTCGCGAATTCAGCGTCATGCGCGAGATCGGCGTTGCTGACGAGCGCGCCGATGCGCAACGACCCATCGGCGAGGCGCTCGATCCCGTCGAGTCCGTCGAGATGCGTGACGTCGACGAGACGATCCGGACGGCTGACGCCGCCTTTCATCAGATCGAGCAGATTGGTGCCGGCGGCAAGATAGACGGCGCCCGGCTGGGCCGCGGCGGCAACGGCTTCAGTGACCGTGCCGGGCCTGACATAATCGAACGGCTTCATGCGGAGCGCCTCTGATTGGATTCGTCCATGCGTTCTTGTGCGTCGAGCACGGCATCGACGATGCCGACATAGGCGCCGCAGCGGCACAGGTTGCCGCTCATGCATTCGCGGATGCGCTCGGGATCGTTGCCGGCTTGCGCTTCGCGCATCATGCCGATCGCGCTCATGATCTGGCCGGGGGTGCAGAAGCCGCACTGAAAGCCGTCATGGGCGATGAAGGCGGCCTGCATCGGGTGAAGCTGGTCGCCGCGCGCAACGCCCTCGATGGTGAGAATGTCGGCGCCGTCATGGCTGATGGCGAGCGCGAGGCAGGAGTTGATGCGCTTGCCGTCAACCAGAATGGTGCAGGCGCCGCACTGGCCGCGGTCGCATCCCTTCTTGGTTCCGGTGAGATGGAGGCGCTCACGCAGCAGATCGAGCAGCGTGACGCGCGGATCGTCGAGGACGAAGTCGCGCCGCGCACCGTTCACGGTGAGGCTGATGGAGTGGTTCATACAAGGCTCCGATCAGAAATGGACATGAGTCGTCGCGCAGCGCGCCACCTCCGTGGCCGCCGTCGATATGCGCTGGCCCGAACATAATCCGGACCGACACTTGAGCGAAAATACGGAGGTACCCTCCGCTTAACAAGGGCTGGCGGAAAATATTTGGAATTCGTCAAAAGCCCGTGCGCCACCAACGCGATGCAGCCCCGCAAGGGTTCAACAAGGGTTCAATCTAACCAATTCGTGATCTACATTGCCGGGGATGGACGACCACACCGACCAGATTCGAAAGCCCCGCGCCGATGCCGTGCGCAATCGCGAGCGCGTGCTCGAAGCTGCAAAGGTGGTGTTCAACGCCGGCGGACCGGAGGCGAGCCTCGAGGCCGTTGCAAAACGTGCCGGCGTCGGCATCGGCACGCTCTATCGGCATTTTCCGGCGCGCGAGGATTTGTTCGAGGCGGTGTACCGGCGCGAGGTCGAACAGCTCAGCGAGCTTGCCGAGCAACTGAAGAATGCAAAAGACCCGGTCGACGCGCTGCGGCGCTGGCTGCGTTCCAACGTCGAATTCGTCGCCACCAAGAAAGGCATGTCAGCCGCGCTGGCGCTGACGTTCCAGAGTTCGTCGGAACTTGCCGCGTTCTCGATGGACCGGCTGACCAAGGCGATCGGCTCGCTACTCGATCGCGCGGTCGCAGCCGGTCAAATGCGCGGCGATATCAGCCCGGAGGATTTGCTCAGGGCGTTGGTCGGCATGTGCTACATGCACGACCAGCCCGGATGGCAGTCCTCGGTGCTGCGGATGCTCGACGTGTTCGTGGACGGCTTGCGGGTGCAACCAGCCGCCAACGCAAAGGCGCGCGCCGCCAGGCCCGCGAAGCCGGCAGTGAAACGAAAGCGATAGCACGCCCGTACTTCCTGAGAGGTCATGCTAGGATCAGCATCGCCAGGATTTCAACGCGGAGCCTTGTCATGCGCACGTCCGCTTTGCTCGTCGCTCTCACGATTGCCCTCCGCGCCGTCCCAGCGCTCGCCGGCGATGTCACGGCCGCACAGAGCGTCATCCGCGCCCAGGAACAGGCTTTTGCGCGCGACGATGCGGCCGCGGCTTATTCCCATGCCGCGCCGGCGATCAAGGAGATTTTTCCCGCCCCGGACATCTTCATGTCGATGGTGCAGAACGGTTACGCGCCGGTCTATCGCCACAAGAGCTTCGAGTTCGGCGAGAGCAAGAGCGACGGCAACTGGATCGCCCAGCGCGTCCACATCGTCGATGCCAATGGCGAGGCCTGGGAGGCGCTGTACACGCTCGAGCAGCAGGCTGACGGCAGCTACAAGATCACCGGCTGCTCGCTGCTGAAGGCGAGACAGGCGGTCTAGACCCTCTTCTCATCGGCCGTGACGTGGCGGCTCCTGGCTCTCGGTGCCAACGCCTTGGGGCACCAGAAATGTGGATGCCAACGTCGCGAGGGCGCCCAACGTGATGGCGGTGTCGGCGAGATTGAAAACGGCAAAAGACCACGCCTTGTAAGACACGTGGACGAAGTCGATCACCGAGCCGATCCGAACGCGGTCCAGCATGTTACCGAGCGCTCCGCCAATGATCAGCGCGAGTCCGAATGCCTGTATCGGCTGGCTCGTCAGCACGCGGCTGAGCCACCAGCCCAACAGGCCGCAGGCCAGAAGAGATAGAGCAACCAGCGGCCAACGCTGGGCGTCATCCGCGAACCTGAGGAAGCTGAACGAGATGCCCTTGTTGTAGGACAGGATGAAATCGACTGACGGCAACGTGTCCGACGCCAGAACGACCATCGGACGGCCTGGCTCCAACAAACTGACGACGAGTTGCTTCGTCCCCTGATCCAGCAGGACGATAGCGAGGATCAACCCGATCCAGCGGAGGCTCACACCTGACGGCATCGGGGGCATCGGTCCTAGGTCGCAAAACCGGGCCCCGCCTTGACCGCGTTCATGCGCGAGCGGATCAGCAGCAGCACGACGATGCCGATATTGAGCGCGTTCCACGCCACGCCATTGGCGAACGCCGCGGCATAGGAACCCGTCGCATCGAAGATCAGGCCCGACACCCAGCCGCCGAAGGACATGCCGAACACCGAGGCGAAGATCACGATGCCGACGCGGGTTGCGGCTTCGCTCGCCGGCATCGCCTCGCGCACGATGATGGCGTAGCTCGGCACGATGCCGCCCTGGAACAGGCCGAACATCGCAGAAATGAGATAGAGCGAGGTGAGGCTGTCGAAGAACAAATAGAACACCAGCGCAAAACCTTGCGCCAACGACCCGACCAGCAGCGTGCGGATGCCGCCGATCTTGTCGGCGAGGAAGCCCGAACCGATCCGGCTGATGATGCCGCAGGCCATCATCAGCGACAGCATCTCGGCGCCACGCGCAACGCCATAACCAAGGTCGCCGCAATAGGCGACGATATGCACCTGCGGCATCGCCATCGCGACGCAGCAGGAGATACTGGCGATCGAGAGCAGCACCGTCAGCGTGTTGGTCGACAGCTTGAGGTCGACCCGCGGCGGAGGTGCGTTGGCATGATCGCGGATGTGATCGTCGCCCATCTGCGCGCGCAGGACCAACACCAGCACCGTCATCAGGCCCACGCAGACGAGCCCGATCCCGATATGGGTGTAGCGCCAGCCGGCGGTCTGCGCGCCCCAGCTCACGATCGGCGGCCATATCGTGCCGGCGACGTAATTGCCGCTGGCGACGATGGTCACGGCAAGTCCGCGATAGCGCTCGAACCAATGCGAGGCCTCCGCCATCAGCGGCGCGAAAGTCGCGGAGGTACCGAGGCCGATGAGGAAATACGCAGCCACGAACTGCCAGAGCTGAGTTGACAGTCCCGCGAGCACATTGGCGACGCCGAGAAAGGCGATGCTGATCGCCATCGCGGGCACGATGCCGAAACGGTCGGTGATCTTGCCGGCGATCACGCCGCCCAGCCCGAAACCGAACATCATCAGCGTGAAGGCCAGCGACACCGCGCCGCGTGTGGCACCAAATTCCGCCTGCACCACGGGAATCACAACCACGACCGCCCACATGCCGACGGCGCCGACCGAGCCGATCAGGAGCGCAATGACGAGCCGCATCCAGGCCTGACGGGAATCAGGGCTGAATGAATCAGGCGTTTGTCCTGAGTGATTTGGCGCGTGCACGGGTCGGACCATGACCCGCGGATTGCCAGGGGGTCAAGCATCGTGGCGCGATATTGGGCATGCGCGGTGCACTGCGGTAAGAAGGCGCTTGGCGAGCGCGCGTTTTGCCATTAATTTGCGATCAGCGTGTGCAACATTGCCGCGCGAGGAGCCTATCGGCGGAATGCTGTTGCGATTGACGCGATCGATGCGGATCAGGGTGGGGCGCCTCGTTGCCCTCGCCTATCTGTTTTGCGTGCTCGCGCCGGCAGCAGCCCTCGCCTGGGGCAGCGGCCCCGCGCCGTGCCTTGCGGACGAGGCTGAGATCGCCGATCAGGTGCCGGCGCACCACCATATGCAGGCAAGCCATGTGCATGGCGATTCCTCGCATGACCACGCGGGCGCACATGTGCATCACCAGACCGCCGCGCAGGACACGCCCGCTCCGCATCATCATGGCGGCAAGGGTGCGGCCGGACCATGCTGCGCGATGATGTGCGTGAGCGCGCTGCCGGCCGATCTGCCCAGCGTCGCCAAGCCGCTTCGGCCCGTCTCCGCCTGCGCGCCCGAGATCGTGGCCAGCCTGCACAGCGCGACGCCGCCCCCGCACTACCGTCCTCCCATCGCCTGATCTGACGCGACGACGTCAGGCCGAACGCGCGTCAGCGCGCGCGAACCTGTGGTCTCCAAGGACAGATCAGGGATGAATCATGCTTACGCTTTCCGGGGCGAAGTCCGCCGCCGCATCCGCGGCGCGTGGACGACACTTTCCATTTAGTTGGCCGCTGCTGGCCGTGATTGCGCTGGCGTTGGCCGGCTGCATGCCGACAACGACACAAATCGCTGCCGCGGATCCTGCCGATCCCGCGGCCAAGGTCGCGCCTGTCGGCTATCGATCGACGATCGCACCCTACAGCAGCCTTCGGCCTGCAACACCGGCGCCATGGCGCGAGCGCAACGAGAACGTCGCGCCACAGCCGAAGCAAGACCGGTAGGACCGCGCCATGACACACCATCTCGCGCGAAGCCTGCTCCTTCTCGCTGCGCTCAGTCTGTCCGGCTGCGCCGCGTTCTCGCCCGATGGCGGCATGAATGCCGTCTCGGAGCTGGCGAGCCAGAGCATCAACAAGGACGTCGCTTTCGTGCGAACGAGCGAGGGAGCCGACGCGGTCGACGGGCGCGTGCGCCGGCTGCTGTCGCTGACGCTGAGCGTCGAGACCGCCGTGCAGATTGCATTGCTCAACAACAAGGGACTGCAAGCGGCCTACAACGAGCTGGCGCTCGCCGAGACCGATCTGGTCGAGCAGAGCCTGCCGCCCAATCCCGTGTTCTCGATCTCGCGGATCTCAGGCAATGGCGCCAGCGAGATCGAGCGGCAGGTGGTCGGCGACATCCTCGCGCTCGCCACCCTGCCGTTCCGCTCCGACATCGCCCGCGACCGCTTCCGTCAGGCCCAGTTGCGCGCGGCGCTGGCGACACTGCGGCTCGCCACCGACGTCCGCCGCGCTTATTGGCGCACGGTTGCCGGCAACGAGATGGTTGTGCTGCTGACGGATGCGAAGGCGACGGCGGAATCGACCGCACAGTTCGCGGTCAAGCTCGGCGAGACCGGCTCGCTCAACAAGCTCGACCAGGCCCGCGAACAGGTGTTTTACGCCGAGACCACCGCCGACCTCGCTACCGCACGACAGACGGCAGCGAGCGCACGCGAAAGGCTTGCGCGCCTGATGGGACTGTGGGACGGCGGCCTCGACTTCCGCCTGCCGAACGCGTTACCGCCGCTGCCACGCCGGCCGCTGGCCTTGCCCACGATCGAGGCCGACGCGGTCGCCCATCGCATCGATTTGCAGATCGCGCGACTGGAGCTGGCGGCGCTGGCGAAATCGCTGAACCTCACCGAAGCGACACGCTTCGTCACGCTGCTCGATCTCGCCGGCATCTCCCGCCGCACCCAGGATCCGGAAGGCGCACCGTTCCGCGAACGCGGCTTCGACGTGCAATTCCAGATCCCGATCTTCGACGGCGGCGAGGTGCGCGTGCGCCAGGCGGCCGAGACCTACAATTTCGCCTTCAACCGCCTGACCGAGCGCGCCGTCAACATCCGCTCCGAAGCGCGCGATGCCTATCGGGTCTATCGCTCCAGCTACGACATCGCCAGTCATTACCAGCGCGAGATCATCCCCTTGCGAAAAATCATCACCGAAGAGATGCAGCTGCGCTTCTCCAGCATGCAGGTCGACATCTTCGCGCTGCTCACCGAGGCGCGGCAGCGTCTGGCCTCACTGCGCGGCGCCATCGATGCCAGACAAAGATTCTTCCTTGCGCAGTCCGACCTGCAGACCGCCGTCAATGGCGGCGGGGCACCTGCGGCCAGCGGTGACAATCCAACCACCATCGCCGCGGCAGCACCAGCCGATGGCGGACACTGACATGGAGGCCGACATGTTTTCCCGCCGAGGATTTTTGGGCACCGCCGCGCTTGCCAGCGCGTCGGCGATCAGCGGCCGCGTGCAGGCCGCTTCGATTCCGGAGGCCCCGCACATGGACAAGGTGGTGATGCAGCCGCCGCTGCATCCGATCAGCGGTCCCGACTATCGCCCCGTCGTTACGCTGAACGGCTGGTCACTGCCGTTCCGCATGAACGGCGACTGGAAGGAGTTCCATCTCGTCGCCGAGCCCGTGGTGCGCGAATTCGCTGAGGGCATGAAGGTGAATCTGTGGGGCTACAACGGCCAGTCGCCGGGCCCGACCATCGAGGCCGTCGAAGGCGACAAGGTCCGCATCTTCGTCACCAACAGACTGCCCGAATACACCACCGTGCACTGGCACGGCATGATCATTCCCAGCGGCATGGACGGCGTCGGCGGGCTGACCCAGCCGCACATCCAGCCGGGAAAAACCTTCGTCTACGAGTTCGAGATGAAGAAGAGCGGGACCTTCATGTACCACCCGCATTCCGACGAGATGGTGCAGATGGCGATGGGCATGATGGGTATGGTCGTCGTGCATCCGCGCGATCCGAGCTTCCGGCCCGTCGATCGCGACTTCGTCTTCGTGATGAGCACCTATCGGGTCGACCCCGGCACATATCTGCCGCTGGTCAACGAGATGACCGACTTCAACATGTGGACCTGGAATGCGCGGGTGTTTCCCGGCATCGATCCGCTCCCGGTCAGACTCGGCGACAAGGTCCGCGTGCGCATCGGCAATCTCAGCATGACCAACCATCCGATCCATCTGCACGGCCACAGCTTCGCGGTGACCTGCACCGACGGCGGCTGGATTCCGGAGAGCGCGCAATATCCGGAGACGACCACGGACGTTCCGGTCGGCGCGGTGCGCGTTTTCGACGTGCTCGCCGACAATCCCGGCGACTGGGCGTTCCACTGCCACAAGTCGCATCACACCATGAATGCGATGGGGCACGAGGTGCGCAACCTCATCGGCGTGTCGCGCAAGGATCTCGCCAAGGCCGTCGGCAAGCTCGCGCCTGACAGCATGGCCATGGGCTCGACCGGCATGGCGATGGGCAACATGGAGATGCCCGCGCCCGACAACACGCTGCCGATGATGACCGGCACCGGCCAGTTCGGGCCGATCGAGATGGGCGGCATGTTCACGGTGATGAAGATCCGCGAGGACCTCGCGCGCGACGATTATCGCGATCCCGGGCCGTATCGCTTCCCGAAGGGGACCGTCGCCTACGAAGTGACCGCACCGGCCACGGAGCCGGCGCGGCGACAACCGGGCGCCGCGCCGATGAAGAACATGAAGATGTGAGCGTTTCGATGAACCAACAGGAGACTGCAATGAAGAAGACCATCGGGCTCGGCCTCGCGCTGACCGCGCTATCGACCGTGCCGGCGTTGGCCCACGACAAGCACGGGCACGCGACCTTTTCCGCCGGCGAGCCCGGCAATCCCAAGAAGCCCGCTCGCACCATCGAGATTCTGATGAACGAGATGGACTACGCACCGGCCAGGATCGAGGTCAAACGCGGCGAGCAGATCCGCTTCGTGCTGCGCAATGTCGGCAAGGAGGACCACGAATTCCTGCTCGCCACGCCTAAGGAGAATCTCGCGCATGCGGCGGAGATGAAGAAGCATCCGCACATGGAGCATGACGATCCCAACGGTGTCAGGCTCGCTCCGAACAAGTCCGCCGAGATCCTCTGGAAGTTCAGCAAGGCCGGCACGTTCGAATTTTCCTGCCTAATCCCCGACCACCGCGACTACGGCATGGTCGGCCACGTCACCGTGAAGTAAGCGAAGGAACTCCCATGAACCGCATCATCGGTATCACTGCTGCGCTGGCGCTGACGTTGAGCGCTACCACTGGAGCCATTGCCACTGGAGCCCTGGCGGCCGGGGCTGCCTCAATCAGCGGCGAGGTCAAGAAGATCGACGAGGGCACCGGCAAGATCACGCTCAAGCACGGGCCGGCGAAGAGCCTCGGCATGGAGGAGCCCATGACCATGGTCTACCGCGTCAAGGACGCCACGATGCTCAAGCAGGTGAAGGTCGGCGACAAGGTGACCTTCGAGGCCGAGGAAGCGGCTTCGGGCTACACGGTGACCAAGATGGAGAAGGCGAAGTAGGGGTTGCATGCCAGCCAAGCCGTCATTCCGGGCGCGCCCCTTGGCGCGAGCCCGGAATGACGCCTTTCGGGCCCCGAAACACCCCGGTCTGATCTTCGTGCCGCACCCTCCGTTAACCCTTTGCTAACCATACACCCGGCAAGAATTGCCGAGTGAAGTCGAGTGTCGTCAGCCGCGTAGAACGGGAGCTCCCGTGGACGCCAGTGCGGTGCCTCACTTTCGGAACGGCGGCCCCTCGGCCGCTGCGCAGACGTTTGGGGCGCGCGGAAGGCAGTCGCGCGGGGAGGCAGCTACCATGGTCGACGTCACCGCAGGACAGGGCGTAGGCGCAGCAAGGCCCTCGATCCCCTCCCTCAACGAGATCGTCACCATCCTCAAGCGCGGCGACATCGCGCTGGCGCTCGGCGTCCTCACCATCCTGGTGGTGCTGATCCTCCCCCTGCCCGCGATCGTGCTGGATCTGTTCCTGGCGATCTCGATCACGCTCTCGATCCTGATCCTGATGACCTCGCTGTTCATCCAGGCGCCGCTGGAATTCTCGGCCTTCCCGACCGTCCTGCTGATCTCGACCATGCTGCGCCTGTCGCTCAACATGGCCTCGACCCGCCTGATCCTGTCGCACGGGCACGAGGGCACGGCCGCCGCGGGTCACGTCATCGAAGCCTTCGGCAGCTTCGTGATGGGCGGCAATTTCGTCATCGGCATCATCGTCTTCGCCATCCTGATCATCGTCAATTTCGTCGTCATCACCAAGGGTTCGGGCCGTATCGCCGAAGTCGCCGCCCGCTTCCACCTCGACGCCATGCCCGGCAAGCAGATGGCGATCGATGCCGACCTCTCCGCCGGCCTGATCGACGAGAAGGTCGCCAAGGAGCGGCGCAAAGAGCTGGAGGACGAAAGCGGATTCTTCGGCGCCATGGACGGTGCCTCCAAATTCGTGCGCGGCGACGCCATCGCCGGCCTCTTGATCGTCTTCATCAACATCGTCGGCGGCATGATCATCGGCGTGGCGCAGCAGGGCCTCTCCTTCGCCGACGCCGGACGCAGCTACACGCTGCTGACCGTCGGTGACGGCCTCGTCACCCAGGTGCCAGCGCTGATCGTCTCGACCGCGGCCGGCCTGCTCGTCTCCAAGG
This genomic stretch from Bradyrhizobium sp. CCGB12 harbors:
- a CDS encoding xanthine dehydrogenase family protein molybdopterin-binding subunit — protein: MPELNLTSAPAHLRHGSNIGQPLTRRDGLLKVKGQATYAADNHPSGMLFAVMAVASIARGRVTSLDVEAAKRHSGVVDVMTPDHKPQLAIDPEIKTNPFVFRMEVLQSHEVRYANQPIAVVIAETLEAATEGATLLAPRYEALPALVGLDAGESFVPPVVGVGNPAAHHHGDIEAGLASADKQIDAIYETPPQYHNAMEPHAIVAHWDGDRLSVDMPTQGLMMSLARIAELFGIAHDRIHIRSPFLGGGFGSKGLMAGPQTLGIMAAKLVGKPVKLVLRREQMYGPVGHRAPTRQRLRIGADGEGRLTALDHHARTVSSTFDDFYEPAADASHTLYAAPAIRTSHDAVRVNTGTPLFMRAPGEATGSIALESAIDEMAWACGIDPLAFRLKNYAEVEPITGKPFSSKALRACYEQGAARFGWAKRPLQPRQMRDDAGLLVGWGMGTATFPALMFQAEARAAIRRDGSGVMEIGAHDMGQGAWTALAQIAADAVGLDIDRVEFKAGTSDLPDAGIAGGSAHTATAGAAIYSAGAAVIAKLADLATNDERSPLFGAGNAGVIARDGRLLRRDDESRGESYAEILARAGVAEVEARGTGAANPAAMEEYAMHAHGAVFAEVKVDPELGQIRVTRMVGAFAAGRIVNPHLVKSQLFGGMIWGLSFALHEEAVTDRRTGRIMNANLGEYHIPVNADVPPLDVITVEEHDPHVNALGIKGVGEIGITGSAGAVANAVWHATGVRVRRFPIRIEELLTQR
- a CDS encoding xanthine dehydrogenase family protein subunit M — protein: MKPFDYVRPGTVTEAVAAAAQPGAVYLAAGTNLLDLMKGGVSRPDRLVDVTHLDGLDGIERLADGSLRIGALVSNADLAHDAEFARSYPAVAEALLSGASAQLRNAATVGGNLLQRTRCAYFYDTASRCNKREAGSGCDARDGENRTHAVLGWSESCIATHPSDFCVPLVALDAIVEIEGRNGRREIALDELHRLPGDTPERESVLEPGDLIVAVRLPPAARGFAAHARYLKVRERTSYAFAVVSAAAALRIENGRIAEARLAFGGVAAKPWRARAAEDVLRNVAPTADAFKEAAWRALTDAKPSGDNAFKIELARRIVVRALTLAAAGTPARIPALPASPFASMSGAIHA
- a CDS encoding (2Fe-2S)-binding protein, with the translated sequence MNHSISLTVNGARRDFVLDDPRVTLLDLLRERLHLTGTKKGCDRGQCGACTILVDGKRINSCLALAISHDGADILTIEGVARGDQLHPMQAAFIAHDGFQCGFCTPGQIMSAIGMMREAQAGNDPERIRECMSGNLCRCGAYVGIVDAVLDAQERMDESNQRRSA
- a CDS encoding TetR/AcrR family transcriptional regulator, which produces MDDHTDQIRKPRADAVRNRERVLEAAKVVFNAGGPEASLEAVAKRAGVGIGTLYRHFPAREDLFEAVYRREVEQLSELAEQLKNAKDPVDALRRWLRSNVEFVATKKGMSAALALTFQSSSELAAFSMDRLTKAIGSLLDRAVAAGQMRGDISPEDLLRALVGMCYMHDQPGWQSSVLRMLDVFVDGLRVQPAANAKARAARPAKPAVKRKR
- a CDS encoding DUF4864 domain-containing protein; translated protein: MRTSALLVALTIALRAVPALAGDVTAAQSVIRAQEQAFARDDAAAAYSHAAPAIKEIFPAPDIFMSMVQNGYAPVYRHKSFEFGESKSDGNWIAQRVHIVDANGEAWEALYTLEQQADGSYKITGCSLLKARQAV
- the lspA gene encoding signal peptidase II, which translates into the protein MPSGVSLRWIGLILAIVLLDQGTKQLVVSLLEPGRPMVVLASDTLPSVDFILSYNKGISFSFLRFADDAQRWPLVALSLLACGLLGWWLSRVLTSQPIQAFGLALIIGGALGNMLDRVRIGSVIDFVHVSYKAWSFAVFNLADTAITLGALATLASTFLVPQGVGTESQEPPRHGR
- a CDS encoding MFS transporter, coding for MVRPVHAPNHSGQTPDSFSPDSRQAWMRLVIALLIGSVGAVGMWAVVVVIPVVQAEFGATRGAVSLAFTLMMFGFGLGGVIAGKITDRFGIVPAMAISIAFLGVANVLAGLSTQLWQFVAAYFLIGLGTSATFAPLMAEASHWFERYRGLAVTIVASGNYVAGTIWPPIVSWGAQTAGWRYTHIGIGLVCVGLMTVLVLVLRAQMGDDHIRDHANAPPPRVDLKLSTNTLTVLLSIASISCCVAMAMPQVHIVAYCGDLGYGVARGAEMLSLMMACGIISRIGSGFLADKIGGIRTLLVGSLAQGFALVFYLFFDSLTSLYLISAMFGLFQGGIVPSYAIIVREAMPASEAATRVGIVIFASVFGMSFGGWVSGLIFDATGSYAAAFANGVAWNALNIGIVVLLLIRSRMNAVKAGPGFAT
- a CDS encoding TolC family protein, with translation MTHHLARSLLLLAALSLSGCAAFSPDGGMNAVSELASQSINKDVAFVRTSEGADAVDGRVRRLLSLTLSVETAVQIALLNNKGLQAAYNELALAETDLVEQSLPPNPVFSISRISGNGASEIERQVVGDILALATLPFRSDIARDRFRQAQLRAALATLRLATDVRRAYWRTVAGNEMVVLLTDAKATAESTAQFAVKLGETGSLNKLDQAREQVFYAETTADLATARQTAASARERLARLMGLWDGGLDFRLPNALPPLPRRPLALPTIEADAVAHRIDLQIARLELAALAKSLNLTEATRFVTLLDLAGISRRTQDPEGAPFRERGFDVQFQIPIFDGGEVRVRQAAETYNFAFNRLTERAVNIRSEARDAYRVYRSSYDIASHYQREIIPLRKIITEEMQLRFSSMQVDIFALLTEARQRLASLRGAIDARQRFFLAQSDLQTAVNGGGAPAASGDNPTTIAAAAPADGGH